In one Dermacentor variabilis isolate Ectoservices chromosome 4, ASM5094787v1, whole genome shotgun sequence genomic region, the following are encoded:
- the smash gene encoding smallish, with product MSGSYRYSAALDKTYMEQRWVPPSAPATQPVRTVPIIRTVPVPSASDPLRFIKVKQPPLGKQAREQLQAYESSVRNHVRAKLDEQEEQWQTNLDEWKSRRRKASERAFQRVQDAKELFPDEGQKQPEPEPEPTLTTSTELLSEYSTREEFIPTNTAVHSVTTARPASKGPKPPVPPKPMAELRRKEFPPNGDEANEQEDSSRRSAPAEATLSVSGRKLCSHCNQPLGHGAAMVIESLQLLYHLACFRCCVCQAPLGNGLCGTDVRVRNTKLHCTDCYSNDEAGVKLSRV from the exons ATGTCAGGCAGCTACCGTTACTCGGCTGCATTGGACAAGACGTACATGGAGCAGCGTTGGGTGCCACCTAGCGCCCCGGCCACCCAGCCCGTGCGCACGGTGCCCATCATTCGGACTGTGCCTGTGCCCAGTGCCTCTGACCCCCTGCGCTTCATCAAGGTTAAACAGCCGCCCCTGGGCAAGCAGGCTCGTGAGCAACTTCAGGCCTACGAGAGCAGCGTGCGCAACCACGTGCGCGCCAAGCTTGACGAACAGGAGGAACAGTGGCAGACG AACCTCGACGAGTGGAAGAGCAGACGGAGGAAGGCATCTGAGAGGGCCTTCCAGAGAGTTCAGGACGCCAAGGAGCTTTTCCCTGACGAAGGGCAGAAGCAACCGGAACCAGAGCCTGAACCAACGCTGACCACCAGCACAGAGTTGCTGTCTGAGTACAGCACGCGGGAGGAGTTCATACCTACCAACACCGCAGTCCACTCAGTCACCACTGCTCGCCCAGCTTCAAAGGGCCCCAAACCGCCTGTGCCTCCAAAACCAATGGCGGAGCTGAGAAGAAAAGAGTTCCCGCCCAATGGCGACGAGGCAAACGAGCAAGAAGACTCCAGCAGACGGAGTGCTCCCGCCGAGGCTACATTATCAGTCAGCGGCCGCAAACTTTGCTCACACTGCAACCAGCCTCTAG GTCATGGTGCTGCTATGGTTATAGAAAGTCTTCAGCTGCTCTACCACCTTGCCTGTTTTCGGTGCTGTGTGTGCCAGGCACCATTGGGCAACGGCCTGTGTGGCACTGACGTCCGCGTCCGCAACACAAAGCTTCACTGCACTGACTGCTACAGCAATGATGAGG CGGGAGTGAAGCTgagcagggtctga